A stretch of DNA from Melospiza melodia melodia isolate bMelMel2 chromosome Z, bMelMel2.pri, whole genome shotgun sequence:
CAAAGGCCAAATGTCCAGGAACACATTTTCCTaagaaatattttgcatttttcagatatttcagcaggatcagtgtgtgtgtgtgggagtggGAGCAGCCGAGGCAGCGCGAGATGGCGGAGCTGCGGGCCTGGGCAGGATCCAGTGAGTTCCGCAGGGCCCCAATCCGCACTGCGTCCCGCAGGGCCCCCACCAGCACTGCCATGCCCGTCAGGGTGAGCCAgaggtgccaggagcagcaggtgaggggcaggtgTGGGGCTCTGCGGGTTGGCAGCGGGTGGGGCTTGGCCATGGTGTTGGTGTCAGGTGCTGCTGAGCCCGCGGGACCtgttgggcagggctggggccccTCTGGTGCTCCAAGGGCCCTTTGAGGCAGCTGCCCGGGGGGAAGCGACTCACAGGGATGCCACGGAGGAGCTGCCAGTGGAAGTCAGATATTCTCCATGCTTGGACACTCTGGAAATTCATGCTCTGGGCATGGCTCATGGCCAAAATGCACGGATTTCTCATAGTTTCAAGTTTGTACTGCCCTCTGAGAACATGTCAGGATAAAGTAAATCTCTAAAAACATTTTCTACTATTGGAAGGACCTGTTACTCTAATTCTTTCTGTGATGCCTAATAGAGAACTCCAACCACATGCACACTATATTGAAAGCTTTTCCACTTATTGATACATTTTACCAAAGAAAGAAATTAATCCTCATTGGTTCTAAATTACAGTTCCCTTAAATACTATTCTACCTTCAGTTTGGGATTTATGTCTCCCTTCTCACGCTAATTAGTCCACATTTTTCAGTCCATTTATCATAGCCGTTTAGATTTTTTCTCAGCCAATTTTTCCTCCAGAATGAAGCTGTTGGATGGCAGACATTCGTTTTGTTAAAAAATGTTCTTAGGTTGATAAACATTTTAGTGATGTTTGAGTTCCAATGGAATGAAACATATTCTGTACTAAATGATGAGTTCAGCCAAGCAACCCAAATTTCATTATATCTGACAAGCTCTTTCCATTTCACATCTAGGAAAATAAGAATTTCTAGAGTTGAGGAAAAGAGAAAGGGTTTTCATGCATGTTGAGAGTTGAAATTCAGATTGTGCAGATGAAATTCTTCTCAGAGCTGACACTGTGATGTGCTTCCATGGTGCCAAATGAATCCCAGTGCTGGTCCTGCCCTGAATTCTTGACTGTTTTGTGAACCACTCTCACCAGGATTGTTTGCTGAGTCAAGCTGGCCAGGTCAATTGTACTCAGGCACTGGAATTCAAGGGAAGCCTGTGCCTATAAATTCCAGCAATTGGGAAAGGATGACTTGCTACTCCAAGGCTTGGCTGCATTAGAGGCTGAGTGAGAGTGGCTCTCTCAGGGCACTTTTGTAGCTGGCTGCTTTCAGAGGGAGAGCTGTGTCAAAGCAGCCCTTTTTGGTGATGTGACAGCAAACCTTTGCAAATACAGGTCATGTTTAAAAGGAAGGGTGTCAGAAATCAGAGTAATGGAGAGTAGGCTGAAGTTTTTACAGaaaatttctttccctttttagccAAATGCCAGTGATGCCTGGCAAAATGGAAGTGCACAGGATGCCAAATCGTGTAACCCACTTGGAAGTATGGCTGCCTTTCATCTTTTGCTCAATGTCTGTAAGACTTTCAACTTGGTAATTCTTTTACACAGCATATTGTTGGGACAGGCGATCTCTAGTGTTCAGAGACCTCAAACTGGAGGTTGAGGTCAGCCTCAGGTCAGCCTAACAGTCTCTTGTCACTGAATTCAGACAGTGGTTTATTTCCCCTGAGAAAGCCTTCCAGTCCTTCCTTGTTCCCATTTTGCGTGATGGGTTGCAATTTGGAGCAAGGAGGTCAAGGTTTGGATCACCTTATGCATTTAAATTCACAGACTTGGTAGCTAAGATGTTGGTTTTGGAACAACTAGGCACTGTCATTATCCATTAAACTAAATTGGGACATTGAAATAGAGTGACCTTGAGCAAGTTGCATGGAGAATTTAAAAGATCAATATGAAAAACCATGCTAGATTAAATTTTTCATCCTGGTAATTAATAAGTGATGTTTCCACAATACTACACTGTGTTCTtttcaaggaaattgaaaggaagATATCGATTTCATCTTACTGACAGATTCTAACATTCCCCTCAAAGCACACTGTGCTTAGGTGGTGCCATTTGTATTAACCTGTTCTGAGTGCAGTTTCCCCAAGGAACCTGGCTCCGGGCAGACGCCAGGTGCACATTCCCCTTCCAGGCACTCAGtggtgctgcctgcagcagggagctgaggcaggcacagccagctgccctgagcaaaACAGGCTCTGacctggctgtggctgcagtcacctgcctgcagggacatCCCTGCCCCTGCGAGTGCAGCTCTTGCTCTGCCTTAGCCTCGTGCAGAGCATTTTAAGGCAGCATCATGATGGCTTTTGGAGAGACAAAACTCAACTTCTGAGGTATTCATTGGGGATGTTCTGTTTCACATGTGATTGATGATTTGTGTGATTCTTGCTGGTGGTCTACATAGTTCCTTTGGGAATATTCAACCTTGAATACCTGGCATGTGAGGGCTGGCATTAAAGAgtcaattttggaactttgtgcCACATCTGCTTTGGGCTGGCACAGAGAAATTCAGATGACACAGGTCTGGTTGCTGGTAGGGTACAGGGTGCCTTTGCAACATGCTCCATCCAGTACCAGTTAGGGATTGGGCTTTGTCACAGAAACAGAGAATATGTGAATTCAAAGGGAACCACAAGGACAGTGAAAATCAGCTCTGTAGCCAAGATTTCTATCATCATTTTCAATCAACTCTTTTCCCTTCTGAAAACTTCCCATTTGACActtctttttctgctttcctttcctttggGCAAACCAGCAGATGTGAGAAGAGTCAAACGAAATGCTTCATGCCCTTCCCCTGAGGAGAAGAGAACAAAGCCAATGAAGCCTGCAGGGAGTGAACAGAATCCTTGCAATGCTGTTTATCGGCGACCCTACAGAGACAGGGTGATTCATTTACTTGCTCTGAGGGCTTACAAGAAGCCAGAGTTGCTTGCTCGCTTGCAGAGAGATGGAGTCATGCAAAAGGACAAGGGCAGCCTTGCAAAGATCCTTCAGCAGGTGAGATTGTGGAGTTTGTAACAGCATTATTTCCACCGAGCTATTGTTTTGTACCTAATTGTCTTTTTCATTACTGTCTCTTTAAATTAGATACCGATGAACAAGttagggaatgctccctgttaaGTTCTTCCATCGGCTTCATCCAGAGATCTCAAACTACAGGTCCATTTGacagaaagaaggaaaacttcAAAACTTTTGGGGCATTGTTGTTTTCCTAGAATGGCTGGCAAGGAGTATCACTTTGTAATCTTGTTGCTCCTGATGCTTTATTccattctctttcttttccatgCACTGTTTAACTGCTTCATGGAGTACCAGGTGTTCCTTGATTGTGTGAAATGGTTAGTGATGGCACATAAAATTTCCTGGGAGAAGCTCCAGAGCAGATAAGTTCAGGAACTGCAGAGGCCAGTGTTTCATTTGAACAGAGTTGGTGGCCTCTCAATGGTACTTGGCTTCTGCTGGGATCTGTGGGGATTGCCTTCCAGGGTGTTCCAGGCAAATCCTCCATGTTAAAGATAGTATCGAAAATTGAAGCAGAGGGTTTCTTTGTTGTCATGTGAATTAAAGCTCCATCTTCCTTGGATTTCATTTATTCACCAACTTCTGAAGTACTCCTCTGAATTCCATGGTTATTTTGTTACTACAGCTAACATAAGGATGCACATGCATTGAAAGATGCAGTGGTTCTTTCCTGCTTTTTTCAATATTCCCTGTTCCTCATGGCCGTTGCTGAATGATGCCATCCTTAATATATCCAGTAGCAACATTTCCTCCTTATCTAGGAAAACAGTGTCTTGGAACCTAGTCCAGGGAGGAGTATTCAACATGGATACAGTTTTGGTTGATCCCACAGTGCCTTTTAAGAACTCAATCCCTGAACCTAGGAAATTTGTTGCTGGGTTTGCTCAAGGCCGTGGCAGAGCTTTTTCATCTTGAAGACATTCACAATATAATGAGAGCCTTGTTCTGCCACCCCAACTGAAGTAGCTCATTTATTTTTCAAGTTGATTTTAAATTTTCAGCTCCTTAGATTGTAAAGGATGAAAACATTTTCTCCTGTGCCGTTGCAATATTTGATATTTCCCTGGAGTCCATGTGCTGTAGGAACTGCCTCAGGGTCCAGGTTTGCATTGTGAAAGTTCTGtgtgagcagccctgcagcctgaaATGCCTTGCTCAGACTTTTGTGGACATCAGAGCAAGTGGGGGTTTATTTTGTATAAATCTCAAATGGGCAGAGTGAGCTTGCTGAGATCTGGTACACACACATTTGCTTCCTTTCCAACACAACCTGAGTTCTGTTTCTAAGGAGTCAATCTCTGATTCTGGATATCTTTGTCacttttacatttcttttttagCTTTGGGCAGATAGGCATCAATCTAGACATAAATTATGTTTTCAAGGCAAAAAGTCAAAGTTGTGAGAAATGGTGGTGGGGTGTTAGATGAGTTATGCAGTGTGTTGCAGGGGTCAAATTGATGGAGATTTTTCCCAATGCACTTTTCAGTGGAACTCTGAGCAGGTGTCAGGGGATGAAGTCAAAACCTGAACTTTAGAGATCAGTGGTCGGGAGGTTTTATTACCACAATTTACCTTTTTGAGTAGACTTTGTATTTGTCTTGAGGACGATATGATCCTCATTTGAGTTCAGAGAAATAGAGGAAGGCCTATGCATGGCCTTCTCATGGCAGGAGTTGCTAGAATGAACCCTGGCTCTGCCACATGATGAGGGACCCTGGGCTTGACCCCCTCTCCTTACTCACTGTAGCTCTCAATGTTGTTTTCAAAGGAACTCTTGCTAGATATGGATGGAGATCCTTGGTGTTTTCTTGTGGTGAAAGAGTAATATGGCTTAAAACTCATGTGATAGAGAAATAATCAAACTCTGTACTAAAAGACATAATTTAGTTGAAACTGGGTTCTCATAAGCAGCTGTTCAGGACCAATCATATTTCTGTAGTTTTGCATGCAGCAAGCATAATAAAGGTTTGTTTTCCTACATATCTGCCTGTAGGTGGCCAAGTGGAATGCAAAGGATAATTCCTTCAGTCTGAAGGAATATCTCTTTCAAAGCCTTCAGACTGATTGGCCTGGCTACACTGAAATAGACAGACAGAATTTGAAGTTAATCCTGTCTGGGTAAGTTCAGTtgctcagagaaagggaaaaaaatccctagtTAGTGAAGCTGTGATTGTTAGACTATGGGGAGGTAGAAGGAACCTGCCAggatcctggctctgcacaggacaccaCAAGAATCACAGCAGGTGCccaagagtgttgtccaaactcttcttgaagcCTCCTGCAGTGACCACTGGCCTGGGGAGCCTGTTGCAGTgctccagcaccctctggggcagaacATTTTCCTGGTATCCTGCCTAAAGCTCCCCCAACTCCGCTTTATGCTGTTTCCTTGAGTCCTGACACTGAAGGAATCTGATTTCCTTGCAAGGAAAGTACAGTTGATATTTGGGCTTTGTAACATAAAATATTGTCCCATCCATACAGAAAATCAACTCCATCTCAGAACACCACCAACACCAGCCAAGCGACATCTCCAGGGCCTTctgagagagatgctccagtagGACCTGCTCAGGtatttgtgtttttttaaaattctggaCTCTATGGTAAATTTCAGAAGACTTGCAGGTGGTGTAAAAGCTGTGATGTGAAAGTGCAGGACGTTCCCTTGCAGAGAATCCTTTGATGGAGCTCCCAAAGTGAATGTCTTTCTCCCAAAGCTTTATAGATACTGATATGAAGTGGGACTTGCTGAGTGCTAAGATGAGAAAGTAGGAGTGAGACAGAGCCCCAGTACTTCCTTTACCTGCAGTACTTCCTGGTTTGAATGCACTTTTTAGTGAAGAAAAACGTGTTTTCAACCTTTGCATGTTCAGAAGTGCTGCTTTTTCAGAATGGGAGCAAAAGATGATCCTGATCATTGGTGAATGAATGAATTATTTTCTTATTGATGCAGAAACCGCCTCTGGCTTCTGGCTTTACCAGTCCTGTGACGAGCAAGAAGAGGAGAATTGGCCACCAGCCCAGTCATGTCCAGCCAGCAGCTGGTGgccacttttcttcctgccttctGCCCTCCACATCTCTTTTCCCTTTGGACGTGTCTCCAAGTGCTGGCTCCATTTCCCCCTGCACTCCTGTGGTGCAGCCAACGGAGAAATTTCCGAGTTCCAGCGTCCCAGCACCTGCCAGGGAGCAGAAGGAGATCCCCAATTCAAATGGGGAGAAAAATGAATTGGGGAGGCTGAAGCAGTGGCACCGCTTGGATTTCGATGAAGGTATTGATGTGCTGGTGTTCCTGACTCCTGTGTGGATAACTGAGGTGTAAAGATTTGGTTATTAGGAGAAGCTTCTGCCTAAATGAAGGTGCAAGCATGACTCTTTTTCACAGTCAATAGTAAAAATGTTATTGAAGAGGAAATGCAAACTAGTGAGATAGAAAGAAATGAGAGAAGAGAGGCAGggtgagggggagagagagacatTAAGTGGGGAGATAACATCATCAAATGGACTCTCTGTTGTCCAGCCTTTCCTTCTTCACCCTTGGTCTTCTCAATGGTGGGGATCTCCAAGTCTCTCTGGAGGTGCCACCTTTATACTGTCCAAGATTGGAGTATCCACAGGGCGGTCACAGCTGTCCCCACATCTTGGGCTAGAAGCCACGAAAGCAGTGATTTTCCTTACCCACAGTCTCTACTGTGGAGGTTTTTGTCTTGTGTCCTAATTCCAAACCTCCGCTTCTGTTATGCCAAGACTTTGAGGTTTTCTTCTTGCCATCTGTGTTTCTCTCACATTCCTGTTGTGCTGGTTTATCTTATGGGAAAATCCTTCTTTGTCAGTGTTCTGAAATAGTTAATTGTGTTTTTACACCCTGTGAAAAGGGAGCTTTGAAAGCGGCCACTGGATATATAAAGGCGCTGCACTGCATGACTGCTCAATCCTTTTCCTTGATGTATGGTCATGATAAATCAAGACTTCTTTCTATTTCTGCCATTACATAAGATTTTGTCTCTTGGTTTAAAAGACAACTATAACAAAGCCCAGAACCTGTGCTGATGGAACCTTGTTGAAAACTACAAAAAAACCTACAATTTCTAAACTCATTTATAGAAATTCTTTCTTTAGGTAGTTCAATACCAATGAAAAACAATGAAATGTGAAATAGATTGCTGTTAGGAGAAGCTGGTTAAAAGGAAGAGCCAGACAATGGATAGCCACAGGCAATGGATTGTATTCTTTCCATCTGATTTCTAGTAAAATCACAAGTGTTGATTGAGTCAGCGCTTTTTCAATCAGCAGATTTTCAAGACTGCATGTTGAAGGCAGAAACCTGTCACACATTTATTGCAGACTCGTTTGCTGATACATATTGATAAAATCTCAGTGATTCCATGGTTGTTTTCATTGAACTCAGCCTTTTCATGGAAACTGCAAAAGCTACAAATCCTGGGCTGTGGTTTCCTGCACTTCTACTTTGAACTGCGCTGGCAGTTTCCTCTCCATCCCAGCTGTAGAATTTCATTCTTCAAATGGTGTGGAAGTGGTACAGATTTGAAACAACATGGAAAAGGTAAACAGAAATGCATAAAGAGCGCTTGATTTCTGATGACAGGGACACACCCAACAAGGCACAGTTCATCTGCCTTTTTAAATCTGTGGGTTGTCTCTTTTCGAGGTTGAGCTTGCAAATTCCCTATTGGGTTCAGCCTGGAGGCAGGTTTGAAGTGTGCAGATGCCTCTTGCAAGTGGTGGTGTTCTTGTGGAGACAGGTGCTTTGAGATGGTCTTTCCACATTTCTTCTGGACATAGACACGGTACCTGCAAACCTTGGGATGTCTTTGGAAGGATTTCTGCTTCAATCTATAAACTCATGTGAGCAGCTTTGTTCAGGAGCCAGTTCCCAAATTCTGCCCAGCTGGTGAAGGAAAAATCTTTTCCATGTTTCAAGTTGGGGCTTAGGCTGAAACTTTCATGTGGACTGAGGCATGAGAGTAAATGcacttttggaaatgaaatgctcACAGCAAAACTGTTCTTCCAAGTTGTTATTGGACATACTATGACTATTGGTATTTCTGTCCTGTTTTATTACCACTATTACACTTCCTTTTATACTTCTGATATACAACTGAAATCAAGAAAAGCCAGTGGAACATCACACAACAGCTTTTTCCTCAAGAA
This window harbors:
- the LOC134432555 gene encoding RNA polymerase II elongation factor ELL2-like, translating into MAELRAWAGSSEFRRAPIRTASRRAPTSTAMPVRVSQRCQEQQEKRTKPMKPAGSEQNPCNAVYRRPYRDRVIHLLALRAYKKPELLARLQRDGVMQKDKGSLAKILQQVAKWNAKDNSFSLKEYLFQSLQTDWPGYTEIDRQNLKLILSGKSTPSQNTTNTSQATSPGPSERDAPVGPAQPTEKFPSSSVPAPAREQKEIPNSNGEKNELGRLKQWHRLDFDEGIDVLVFLTPVWITEVKYIAIVSLEQRQRYKDDFNAEYEEYRNLHSLIGKTVKKFRQFQEQWKCLTPGSESYQALHHRILADYQQLQQGSPRYSEMKSRCLYLHNKLAHIQSRISEFDQL